A single region of the Theileria annulata chromosome 4, complete sequence, *** SEQUENCING IN PROGRESS *** genome encodes:
- a CDS encoding 60S ribosomal protein L44, putative (Tap349h10.p1c.cand.195 - score = 12.90;~SMART pfam:Ribosomal_L44 (PF00935) at aa 18-94, E()=1.60e-42), with amino-acid sequence MVNVPKTRKTLCTGKCKKHQLHKVSQYKKGKDSVHVQGKRRYDMKQKGFGGQTKPIFRKKAKTTKKIVLKLECTVCKKKHFAKLKRCKNFELGGDKKTKGASY; translated from the exons ATGGTTAATGTTCCAAAGACTAGAAAAACTCTCTGTACTGGAAAGTGCAAGAAACACCAACTGCATAAGGTCTCACAATACAAGAAAGGAAAGGACAGTGTCCATGTCCAGGGTAAGAGGCGTTATGATATGAAACAAAAGGGCTTCGGAGGTCAGACAAAACCAATTTTCCGTAAAAAAGCAAAAACCACAAAGAAAATTGTTCTAAAACTT gaATGTACCGTATGTAAGAAGAAGCATTTTGCGAAACTTAAGAGGTGCAAGAACTTCGAACTAGGTGGTGACAAGAAGACCAAAGGCGCATCATATTAA